The following are from one region of the Nicotiana tomentosiformis chromosome 7, ASM39032v3, whole genome shotgun sequence genome:
- the LOC138895444 gene encoding uncharacterized protein, translating to MWQGLKQVALRVHVPWLIIGDFNVMLPPQDRIFGNPVTYAEIKAYSECITDLLLSELQLWKGEYYTRSNKQSGADRVCSIIDRAFGNNEWMLQWGHVVTPYELPFISDHSLMIFSLKTKARNINVPFRFFNVWTGHQDFLPMVQQSWEQKLDMWPMKDIWLKLKLLKPLLKQLNNAEFKSISQKIILAREELQLTQEMINAQCTDQLLAKRETNLA from the coding sequence ATGTGGCAAGGATTGAAACAGGTTGCACTTAGAGTTCATGTTCCCTGGCTGATTATAGGGGACTTCAATGTTATGCTCCCCCCTCAAGATAGGATATTTGGGAACCCAGTTACCTATGCAGAGATCAAAGCCTATTCCGAGTGTATTACTGATCTTCTACTGTCTGAATTACAATTATGGAAAGGGGAGTATTATACACGATCAAATAAGCAGAGTGGTGCAGATAGGGTCTGTAGCATAATAGATAGAGCATTTGGTAATAATGAATGGATGTTGCAATGGGGGCATGTAGTAACTCCGTATGAACTTCCTTTCATCTCTGATCATTCTCTTATGATCTTTTCCCTCAAGACTAAGGCTAGAAACATCAATGTCCCATTCAGATTCTTCAATGTATGGACTGGTCATCAGGATTTCCTGCCTATGGTGCAACAAAGTTGGGAGCAGAAACTAGATATGTGGCCTATGAAGGATATATGGTTAAAGCTTAAGTTGCTTAAACCTTTGTTGAAACAGCTGAACAATGCAGAATTCAAGAGTATTTCTCAGAAAATTATCCTAGCTCGAGAGGAACTGCAGCTAACTCAGGAGATGATAAATGCTCAATGTACTGACCAACTCTTGGCAAAAAGGGAAACAAATCTTGCTTGA